The Humidesulfovibrio mexicanus DNA segment CTCCTCCCCCGCGTCCCCGGAATCCCCGCCCGCCGCGGCAAAGGGCTGGTCGCCCGGTTCACCCTTGCTCTGGCCGCCCGGCTCGGGCTCCTGGTCGCCTTGGCCGCCGCTGTCGCCCCCTGCGCTGGTGGCGTCCATGTCTTCGGCGGGCCTGCTTTCCTCCTCGTTGCCGCCTCCGCTGGCCCCGCCCTTGACCTCGTCCATGCCGTACACAAGCTCGGCGTAGATGGCGTCGGCGCTCTTGCCGTGGTGCGCCGGATCGTCCAGGTAGCCCGTGGGCAGGCTCAGGCCCGCCTCCAGCAGGATGGGATTGATGGCGTAGTCGCAGGCCTTGTTCCAGATCTTGGCGTCGCGGTCTTTGCGGCGCAGGTGGTGCAGACAGGCCAAGTGCAGCACCTCGTGGCACTGCAGGCCTTTGATGCGCTCCAGGGACACGGCGTTGACGTAGCCCGGATTGTAGGCAAGCACCTTGCCGTCGGACCAGGCCGTGGAGCAGTGGCGGTCTTCGCGCAGTTCCAGGCGCAGGGCCAGGCTGGCGAAAAAGGGATGGTCGAGCACCAGGGCGCTTCTGGCCCTGACCATCTTGAGGCGCGCGGCCCGGTCCTCCGTTTTCTCGCCGGTCTGGTCCATCTAGACCACCAGCACGTCGCTGTTGGCGCAGGCCCAGCCCTTGAACGCCTCGGTCTCCACGATGGAGGGCTCGGTGGCGGCGGCGTCGCGCATGAGCAGCACGCCGAACTCCACGGGTAGGCGTCCGGCCAGCACGGCCAGGCTCGGCATGGCCCCGTCCGAAGCCTTGCGCGCCACGGACTCGCACAGGGCGTAAATGGCTGCGGGCTCTTCGGGAATGCGCACTCCGCCGGGGTTGGCCAGCACGGCGTCGGTTTCTGGCAGGCTGTCGCAGATGTCCAGGTAACCCAGGCATTCCAGGGCCGCAGCCTCGCCAACCGCGCCGCGCAGCAAGGCCCCCAGGGCCTCGCGGCCGGGCCGCGCGTCAAGAATGCGCGAAACGAACTCCCAGGAGCGCGGGGAGGGGAAGGCCTTCTCGCCGGAGAGCGGATCGTGGGCGTGCAGCAGCTTGGGCCGGAAGCGCAAAAATGCCCGGAGCCTGGAATCCACGCCCGCGCCTTCGGCCCAGGACAGCCAATCGTCCAGGTCGGGTTCGAAGTCCAGGTGCACCAGACGGTTCGCCAGGGCCGAGGGCATCCGGTGGGTGATTGCCCGGTCGGACTCGCGGTTGCCTGCGGCAAGCACGGTCCAGCCTTCGGGCAGGGCGTACTCGCCCAGCTTGCGGTCCAGGATGAGCTGATAGCAGGCCGCCTGCACCAGGGGCGGGGCGGAATTGAGCTCGTCCAGGAAGAGCACGCCGCGCCCGGCGCGCGGCAAAAACGCGGGCGGGCACCATACGGCTGCGCCCTGGGCGTCTATGCGCGGCAACCCGCGCAGATCGACCGGGTCGAGCAGCACGGCGCGCACGTCGATGAGTTCGAGGCCCCTGGAGGCTGCGGCCTGCGCCACGACTTGGCTTTTGCCCACCCCGGGCGCGCCCCACAGGAAGGCGGGCTGCCGGATGTCCATCAGGGTGGCCAGGGCGGAAACGATTTGAGACGGTTTCATGAGCTGGATCCTCCAGTGGTGTCTGGAGGGATGGTATTGAAAATGAAATTCAAGGTCAAGTGTTGGCGATGCTGTTTCGAAGGTGGCGAATCAAACTTGGCGACATGGCCGAGCGGCTCCGCAAGGCTGGCGCAGGCTGGCGGGGCGCATGGACACGGGCGCACACGACGTGACGGCGTTCATGGGGTTCCCGGCCCTGCACCGGGTGCCGCTGCGCAGCGCGAAACCGCTGGAGCCATTGAACAAGGACGTGTAGCGCAGGGCCGACGTGGTGGGCATCTTTCGAAAGGAAGCGCAACTCTCAGGCTTATGGTGGCGGCGTTGCTGGAACAGAGCGACGAGCGGCAGCTCCAGCACCGTTCCCGGCTCACGCTGGAAGCGCTGGATCGTATTATTGCGAATGCGCCGGAGCATCTCGCCTGGGCAATTCAAGTGGCGTGGAATATTCCCTGCCGTCCTGGCCAGTATCTGTATTCGCTCACGTTTTCGGAGAACGTGAAGTGGAAGCAGGGCGGCGTGGAGGTGTTTCACCGAAAGGTCCAGAAATGGGCGTTCGTCCGGTGCTCGGACGAGTTCATGCTGGCTCTGGAGGAGCGGCGGCATTTGCATAAGAGTGGACATCTCATCGAATATCAAGGCAATCCGGTTGCCGACATCGGCACGGCCTTCAGCAATGCCGCCAAGCGTGCCGAGTTGGATTACGATGTCTGCCCG contains these protein-coding regions:
- a CDS encoding AAA family ATPase, coding for MKPSQIVSALATLMDIRQPAFLWGAPGVGKSQVVAQAAASRGLELIDVRAVLLDPVDLRGLPRIDAQGAAVWCPPAFLPRAGRGVLFLDELNSAPPLVQAACYQLILDRKLGEYALPEGWTVLAAGNRESDRAITHRMPSALANRLVHLDFEPDLDDWLSWAEGAGVDSRLRAFLRFRPKLLHAHDPLSGEKAFPSPRSWEFVSRILDARPGREALGALLRGAVGEAAALECLGYLDICDSLPETDAVLANPGGVRIPEEPAAIYALCESVARKASDGAMPSLAVLAGRLPVEFGVLLMRDAAATEPSIVETEAFKGWACANSDVLVV
- a CDS encoding site-specific integrase, which produces MVAALLEQSDERQLQHRSRLTLEALDRIIANAPEHLAWAIQVAWNIPCRPGQYLYSLTFSENVKWKQGGVEVFHRKVQKWAFVRCSDEFMLALEERRHLHKSGHLIEYQGNPVADIGTAFSNAAKRAELDYDVCPYDIRHLWITTMLDKQVEISAIAHLAGTSVRMIIKNYYEPHSSETEKAAALLPKLGTAQETPLRLVDRVRPVQVA